A stretch of the Lolium perenne isolate Kyuss_39 chromosome 3, Kyuss_2.0, whole genome shotgun sequence genome encodes the following:
- the LOC139838339 gene encoding uncharacterized protein: MHAPSSLSEWPDLPQDVLREISGRLRDSGDLVRFHAVCKPWRDTAGTPTTTKQCLLPWLLAPDKRFSIFLKLRCIFLRTSYRALPPFSFRERNWVTSEDGRAVWYLAEGPNPSLRDTLTGAVAFLLPPFPQKSGRWEGPPSGVVYRDGTVFLRRRSYHDHDGTAKLRAALLRPGDAAWMVVERTFRSADLKNLYLSYYRGKMLMVVNGPVVTPDDEAGVGDVLAVQRPSTPCEMEDDYFYVQSYVVESGDELLCVSMYVRKDYPRAFGGKASVSGLLGALLVRVHALEDENRWRWVSKHGGSLSDRVLFLGYPNSFAVESSRLSGDAVSGGCAYFVYQDLHVKRNQPCFVFRYNLIEDKAMLVEQLPQGWLTQ, translated from the exons ATGCACGCGCCGTCGTCCCTTTCCGAGTGGCCGGACCTGCCGCAAGACGTGCtccgcgagatctccggccgcctGCGCGACTCCGGCGACTTGGTCCGCTTCCACGCCGTCTGCAAGCCATGGCGGGACACAGCAGGGacgccgacgacgacgaagcAGTGCCTCCTGCCGTGGCTCCTGGCGCCGGACAAGAGGTTCTCCATCTTCCTGAAGCTGAGATGCATCTTCTTAAGGACGAGCTACCGCGCGCTGCCGccgttctccttccgcgagaggaaCTGGGTGACCAGCGAAGACGGCAGAGCCGTGTGGTACTTGGCCGAGGGCCCGAACCCCAGCCTCCGCGACACTCTCACCGGAGCCGTCGCCTTCCTCCTGCCTCCCTTCCCGCAAAAGAGCGGCCGGTGGGAGGGTCCTCCAAGCGGGGTCGTCTACCGCGATGGCACAGTTTTTCTTCGCAGACGCTCCTACCATGACCATGACGGCACGGCCAAGTTGAGGGCGGCGCTCCTGCGTCCCGGCGACGCCGCGTGGATGGTTGTCGAGAGGACGTTCCGGTCCGCCGACTTGAAAAACCTCTACCTCTCCTATTACCGCGGAAAGATGCTCATGGTCGTCAACGGGCCAGTGGTGACGCCGGACGACGAGGCTGGCGTCGGCGACGTGCTGGCGGTGCAGAGGCCCTCCACGCCGTGCGAGATGGAGGATGATTACTTCTACGTGCAAAGCTACGTGGTGGAGTCCGGTGACGAGCTTCTCTGCGTGTCCATGTACGTAAGAAAGGATTACCCGCGAGCGTTCGGTGGGAAAGCCAGTGTTTCGGGCCTGCTTGGCGCGCTCTTGGTGAGGGTGCACGCGCTCGAGGATGAGAACCGGTGGCGGTGGGTGAGCAAACACGGTGGTAGCCTGTCCGATCGAGTCTTGTTCCTTGGGTATCCCAACAGCTTCGCCGTGGAATCCTCGCGGCTGAGCGGCGACGCTGTGAGCGGGGGATGTGCCTATTTCGTCTACCAGGATCTTCACGTCAAGCGAAATCAGCCATGCTTCGTGTTCAGATACAACCTCATCGAAGACAAGGCCATGCTTGTGGAACAACTGCCTCAAGGATG GCTGACTCAGTGA